A segment of the Agarivorans albus genome:
GGTGAACGGAAGATATATTTGGCAATGGCACTGGCGCACAAACACGCCACTATGGCTGGAATAACAATTTCAACCTGCATGGTTTGTTCGGTAATGAGTAAAAACGCTGCCCAGGGGGTGCGAAATACTGCGCCAAACATGGCGCCCATACCTACTATAACGAGCATTAAGTCTGCACTATCAGGAATAACCTCGCCAATAATACTGCCTAAAATACCGCCAATTACCAACATGGGGCCTAAACTGCCACCGGGTAGGGCAAAGGCTAGAGCTACAGTGGTTAAGACGATCCTAGCCAATAACCAGAGGTGCTGTTGGCCAAGGTCTAACTCCCAATAAAGTAAACCGTTTGGCGTAATAGGTTCTAAACCTAACCATTGAGGGTTTAGTAGCCCTGCTAAAGCGGTCACACTAGCCGCAATAGTTACTGCATAGTTGCGGTTAAGTTTAGGCATGGCGCGAATAAGCTTAACCAGCAAAGTAGCAAATACACCACACAACATGCCGAGTAAGGCAAACTGCGCTAAACCATGCCATTCAAAAGACTGTGGAGGCAGGTTAATTGTTAACATGCTTCCACCATGTAATTGCGATATAACGCTTGCTGTTGCTGCCACCACCGCAATGGTGGCGATAGAGCGCCAGTTAAAGCGACGCATGACTAACTCATAAGCTATCACCGTACCGGCCAATGGCGCATTAAATAAAGCCGCTACTGCCGCGGCAGTGCCACATGCAACACTTAAGCGTACTTGACCTTCGGTTAAGCGCGCGGAGTAAGACAAGTTACTGGCAACAACCGCACTTAGATAACAGGCTGGGCCTACGATTCCCACAGCATAGCCACCCCACGTTAATAGCAGGCCCATAGCAAACTGGTATATCAGGTTACCCCAGTGCAGCTGCCCCTCATCAAAGTGATATGCCTTCACCACAAAAATTAAACCCACTTGTTTGTAACGACTAAATAAGCGCTCAAACAACAGAATACAAATAGCTGCAATAAAGGGCAGTGAATAAGCTGGTAAGGGCGAATCAAGAAACTGATTAGGGTTGAGGTGGGCGAGATCACTAAACAATAATGCTAAGCCACTGGAGAACAAACCTATGAACAGGTAAACAAAAAAACTGCGGCTGCGAAAAGCAAAGTTGTTCGCCATTTTTTGTTTAACGTCCTTGTTTGGTTCTTATATCAAGACTTTATCACGAAGATTCAAACTGTAAATATGCGATTGCTTAAGCATTCAGCAGAAAAAATGCATAAAACTGGAGATTCTTTTTAGATAAATATTGAGTAACACCGTTGACTTTGTGACAATACGCGCCTCTCGATACCCAATAGCCCTAATATTTGCAGGAGAAATTCATGTCTTCTCGTCGTCAATACGCCAACGCTATTCGTGCTTTAAGCATGGATGCAGTTCAGCAAGCTAACTCTGGTCACCCTGGTGCACCAATGGGAATGGCCGACATTGCT
Coding sequences within it:
- a CDS encoding chloride channel protein — its product is MANNFAFRSRSFFVYLFIGLFSSGLALLFSDLAHLNPNQFLDSPLPAYSLPFIAAICILLFERLFSRYKQVGLIFVVKAYHFDEGQLHWGNLIYQFAMGLLLTWGGYAVGIVGPACYLSAVVASNLSYSARLTEGQVRLSVACGTAAAVAALFNAPLAGTVIAYELVMRRFNWRSIATIAVVAATASVISQLHGGSMLTINLPPQSFEWHGLAQFALLGMLCGVFATLLVKLIRAMPKLNRNYAVTIAASVTALAGLLNPQWLGLEPITPNGLLYWELDLGQQHLWLLARIVLTTVALAFALPGGSLGPMLVIGGILGSIIGEVIPDSADLMLVIVGMGAMFGAVFRTPWAAFLLITEQTMQVEIVIPAIVACLCASAIAKYIFRSPSLIEQQLLNAQIRLINSPVLVKEENKTLDSEQLQQS